A region from the Wansuia hejianensis genome encodes:
- a CDS encoding YicC/YloC family endoribonuclease yields MIKSMTGFGRAELQDADKKITVEIKSVNHRYLDFNIKMPKKFSFFEAGIRTVLKNYMQRGKIDVFIAYEDFTQTKVSLKYNEELARQYMDYCAQMEKQFLLVNDMTVGRLARCPEVFTMEEQPVDEEELWISLEKALRTAGENFAESRTREGESLRTDLVGKLERMDADVDQIVSRSPGILEEYKERLKQRTRELLEDAQIEESRIAAEVVLFADKICTDEETVRLKSHITNMKQALTDGNGVGRKLDFIAQEMNREANTILSKANDLATSEIAIELKTEIEKVREQIQNIE; encoded by the coding sequence ATGATTAAAAGTATGACAGGCTTCGGCAGGGCAGAGCTGCAGGACGCCGATAAGAAGATTACAGTAGAGATAAAATCGGTGAACCACCGATATCTGGACTTCAATATAAAAATGCCGAAAAAGTTCAGCTTTTTCGAAGCCGGAATCCGCACTGTTCTGAAGAATTACATGCAGCGCGGAAAAATTGATGTTTTTATCGCATACGAAGATTTTACGCAGACCAAAGTATCGCTGAAATATAATGAGGAACTGGCACGCCAGTATATGGATTACTGTGCGCAGATGGAAAAGCAGTTCCTGCTGGTGAATGACATGACGGTTGGCAGGCTGGCCCGCTGTCCGGAAGTGTTCACCATGGAGGAGCAGCCGGTGGATGAAGAGGAACTTTGGATATCGCTGGAAAAGGCGCTCAGGACAGCTGGTGAAAATTTTGCGGAATCCAGAACCAGAGAGGGCGAATCCCTCAGAACAGATCTGGTCGGCAAGCTGGAGCGGATGGATGCGGATGTGGATCAGATTGTCAGCCGTTCACCAGGTATCCTGGAAGAATATAAGGAACGCCTGAAGCAGAGGACGAGAGAGCTGTTGGAGGATGCACAGATCGAGGAGAGCAGAATTGCTGCTGAAGTGGTACTTTTCGCAGATAAAATCTGTACAGATGAAGAAACTGTGCGCCTGAAGAGCCATATTACCAATATGAAACAGGCGTTGACGGACGGTAATGGAGTCGGAAGGAAACTGGATTTTATCGCTCAGGAAATGAACAGAGAAGCGAATACGATCTTATCCAAGGCCAATGATCTGGCCACTTCAGAGATTGCCATCGAACTGAAGACGGAAATCGAAAAGGTACGTGAACAGATTCAGAACATTGAATAG
- a CDS encoding DUF370 domain-containing protein, which yields MAKLVNIGFGNVVNSEKLLAVVSPDAAPIKRLVTKAKEEGMVIDATQGRRTKAVVVLEGGRILLSALQPETISRRFNSDYLVNPDSMVRDEKEESEADDE from the coding sequence TTGGCAAAGCTTGTGAATATCGGTTTTGGAAATGTGGTAAATTCTGAAAAGCTTCTGGCAGTGGTAAGCCCTGACGCGGCCCCTATCAAGCGCCTGGTGACAAAGGCGAAGGAAGAGGGGATGGTCATTGACGCGACTCAGGGCCGGAGGACAAAGGCGGTTGTGGTCCTCGAGGGGGGACGGATCCTGTTATCGGCCCTTCAGCCTGAGACTATCAGCCGGAGATTTAATTCAGATTACCTTGTGAATCCTGATTCCATGGTGAGGGATGAAAAAGAAGAATCGGAGGCAGACGATGAGTGA
- the gmk gene encoding guanylate kinase — protein sequence MSEGILVAVSGFSGAGKGTLMKELLKKYDQYALSISATTRQPRPGERDGVEYFFKTSEEFRKMIAEEAFIEYARYVDNYYGTPRSYVEEQLAAGKDVILEIEIQGALEVKRKRPDTLLLFVTPPSAGELERRLVGRGTETMEVIQSRLSRAVEESKGMGGYDYIVINDVLEDCVEQMHQIICSQRQSASHQIEFISQIQKELKDREEN from the coding sequence ATGAGTGAGGGGATTTTAGTAGCTGTGTCCGGTTTCTCCGGAGCCGGCAAGGGCACGTTGATGAAGGAGCTGTTGAAAAAGTACGATCAGTATGCGCTTTCCATTTCTGCGACTACCAGACAGCCGAGGCCGGGTGAACGGGATGGTGTGGAGTATTTTTTTAAGACTTCGGAAGAATTCCGGAAGATGATTGCGGAGGAGGCATTTATTGAATATGCCCGGTATGTGGACAATTATTACGGTACTCCCAGGTCCTATGTAGAGGAGCAGCTGGCGGCCGGCAAGGACGTCATCCTGGAGATTGAGATACAGGGTGCGCTGGAAGTCAAAAGGAAGCGGCCGGATACACTGCTGTTGTTCGTGACGCCTCCCAGTGCCGGGGAGCTGGAACGCCGGCTGGTGGGACGGGGGACGGAGACTATGGAAGTCATACAGTCCCGGCTTTCCAGGGCAGTGGAAGAGTCCAAGGGAATGGGCGGTTATGATTATATCGTGATTAACGATGTACTGGAGGACTGTGTGGAGCAGATGCACCAGATTATCTGTTCGCAGCGCCAGTCGGCCTCCCACCAGATTGAATTTATATCGCAGATACAGAAAGAATTAAAGGATAGAGAGGAGAATTGA
- the rpoZ gene encoding DNA-directed RNA polymerase subunit omega, with protein MIHPSYKELIEVINNGQDMDEAPLVTSRYSIVLATSKRARQLIAGAEPLVKTRGKKALSVAVDELYKGKVNILPSEEEE; from the coding sequence ATGATACATCCGTCTTACAAAGAATTGATTGAGGTAATTAATAACGGACAGGACATGGATGAGGCCCCGCTGGTTACCAGCAGGTATTCCATTGTACTTGCCACCAGTAAACGGGCGCGCCAGCTGATTGCAGGAGCGGAACCGCTGGTGAAGACGAGGGGCAAGAAAGCGCTGTCTGTGGCAGTGGATGAGCTATATAAAGGCAAGGTTAATATTCTTCCATCCGAGGAAGAGGAGTAA
- the rimO gene encoding 30S ribosomal protein S12 methylthiotransferase RimO, which yields MQILFISLGCDKNLVDTEHMLGKLAGHGYEMTDDEEQADIIIINTCCFIHDAKEESISNILEMAEYRKSGSCRALIVTGCMAQRYRQEILDEIPEVDAVLGTNSFDKIAEAIEEALGGKRSLILDSLEGIPQTEGKRVMTTGGHYEYLKIAEGCDKHCTYCIIPKLRGSYRSVPMEELMREAEQMADDGVKELILVAQETTVYGKDLYGKKSLHVLLRKLCGIPGICWIRILYCYPEEIYPELIRVMKEEPKICHYLDLPIQHGNDEILKRMGRRTSKAELKAIVRNLREHMPDIILRTTLITGFPGETEEQHQELMEFVDEMEFDRLGVFTYSPEEDTPAALMEQQINEDIKARRQDELLSLQQEISLELGEQKIGQLLDVLIEGYVADENAYVGRTYGDAPGVDGYFFVNTEETLNSGDLVRARVTGALEYDLIGVVEDEFTE from the coding sequence ATGCAGATTTTATTTATTTCCCTGGGATGCGACAAGAATCTTGTGGACACCGAACATATGCTGGGAAAACTGGCCGGGCACGGCTATGAGATGACAGACGATGAGGAACAGGCTGATATTATTATCATTAATACCTGCTGTTTTATTCATGACGCCAAAGAAGAGAGTATTTCTAACATACTGGAGATGGCGGAATACCGGAAGAGCGGAAGCTGCCGCGCCCTGATTGTGACTGGGTGCATGGCACAACGCTACCGGCAGGAGATCCTGGATGAGATCCCTGAAGTGGACGCTGTCCTGGGTACGAACAGTTTTGATAAAATCGCGGAGGCGATAGAAGAGGCCCTGGGCGGTAAGAGAAGCCTGATTCTGGATTCACTGGAAGGCATCCCGCAGACAGAAGGAAAGAGGGTCATGACTACCGGGGGCCATTACGAATATCTGAAGATAGCGGAAGGATGCGACAAGCATTGCACCTACTGCATCATCCCGAAGCTTCGGGGCAGCTACCGGAGCGTGCCTATGGAAGAGCTGATGCGTGAGGCAGAACAGATGGCTGATGACGGGGTGAAGGAGCTGATCCTGGTAGCACAGGAAACGACGGTCTACGGGAAAGACCTGTATGGGAAAAAGTCGCTCCATGTGCTGCTGAGGAAGCTGTGTGGAATTCCCGGCATCTGCTGGATACGGATTTTGTATTGTTATCCGGAAGAGATTTATCCGGAACTGATCCGTGTGATGAAGGAGGAGCCTAAGATCTGCCACTATCTGGATCTGCCGATTCAACATGGCAATGATGAAATTTTGAAGAGAATGGGGCGCAGGACCTCCAAGGCAGAATTGAAGGCCATCGTCCGGAATCTCCGGGAACATATGCCGGATATCATTCTGCGGACTACTCTGATCACAGGATTCCCGGGAGAGACAGAAGAGCAGCATCAGGAGCTGATGGAGTTTGTGGACGAGATGGAGTTTGACCGCCTGGGAGTATTCACCTATTCGCCGGAGGAAGATACGCCGGCGGCGCTGATGGAGCAGCAGATTAATGAGGATATAAAGGCGAGGCGGCAGGATGAACTGTTGTCGCTTCAGCAGGAAATCTCTCTGGAGCTGGGTGAACAGAAGATCGGACAGTTGCTGGATGTTCTGATTGAGGGGTATGTGGCCGATGAGAATGCATATGTAGGGCGTACCTACGGAGATGCTCCAGGCGTTGACGGATATTTTTTTGTCAATACGGAGGAAACTTTGAATTCCGGCGATCTGGTGCGCGCGCGGGTGACCGGAGCCTTAGAATATGATTTGATTGGAGTAGTTGAAGATGAATTTACCGAATAA
- the pgsA gene encoding CDP-diacylglycerol--glycerol-3-phosphate 3-phosphatidyltransferase — translation MNLPNKLTIFRMILIPFFVVFMKVPVGGGEIHRYIALVVFVVASLTDSLDGYIARRDNLVTDFGKFMDPLADKLLVCAAMICLIDTDQLPSWVVIVIISREFIISGFRLIAADNGIVIAASKWGKLKTICQMVMIILLLVNLGGDVAHVLEQVLIYLALALTVISLIDYLCKNKQVMSSQK, via the coding sequence ATGAATTTACCGAATAAACTGACGATATTCAGGATGATTTTAATCCCTTTTTTTGTGGTTTTTATGAAAGTGCCTGTGGGCGGCGGGGAAATCCACCGTTACATTGCATTGGTGGTATTTGTGGTGGCAAGCCTGACGGATTCCCTGGACGGGTATATCGCCAGGAGAGACAATCTGGTTACGGATTTTGGGAAATTTATGGACCCTCTGGCGGATAAGCTGCTGGTCTGCGCGGCAATGATCTGTCTGATTGATACGGACCAGCTGCCCTCCTGGGTGGTGATTGTAATTATTTCCAGAGAATTTATTATCAGTGGCTTCCGGCTGATTGCAGCGGATAACGGGATTGTGATCGCCGCAAGCAAATGGGGCAAGTTAAAGACCATCTGCCAGATGGTGATGATCATCCTGCTTCTGGTGAACTTGGGGGGAGACGTGGCCCATGTGCTTGAGCAGGTTCTCATCTATCTGGCTCTGGCCCTGACTGTCATATCGCTGATTGATTATCTGTGCAAAAACAAACAGGTGATGAGCAGCCAGAAATAG
- a CDS encoding CinA family protein, translated as MYCEKYKKSLEEQTVDALLGRNWEITTVESCTGGAVAARIVNVPGASDVLKEGYITYCDAAKMKLAGVRRETLEAYTAVSRQTAEEMALGGIRASGADVALAVTGLAGPGGGTEERPVGLVYVGCAVHERVTVKELHLKGSRREIRDQAADEALKLALECILRSIP; from the coding sequence ATGTACTGTGAGAAATATAAGAAAAGCCTGGAAGAGCAGACGGTGGATGCTCTCCTGGGCAGAAATTGGGAAATCACCACAGTAGAATCCTGCACGGGCGGCGCGGTGGCTGCTCGGATCGTCAATGTGCCCGGCGCATCGGACGTGCTGAAAGAGGGGTATATCACCTATTGTGATGCAGCAAAGATGAAACTGGCAGGCGTGCGCCGGGAAACCCTGGAAGCATATACCGCCGTCAGCCGACAGACCGCAGAAGAGATGGCGCTGGGAGGCATCCGCGCGTCCGGTGCCGATGTGGCTCTGGCGGTGACAGGGCTGGCCGGGCCGGGGGGAGGAACAGAAGAACGTCCGGTAGGCCTTGTGTATGTGGGATGTGCCGTTCATGAACGTGTGACAGTAAAAGAGCTTCATCTGAAGGGCAGCCGGAGGGAAATCAGGGATCAGGCGGCAGACGAAGCGCTGAAGCTGGCGCTGGAATGTATACTCCGGAGTATCCCGTAA
- a CDS encoding chorion class high-cysteine HCB protein 13, with protein sequence MSDLAATNCGCGCDNGCDSGCGCGNGGNFLSSGNGCCNIIWILLLLSCCGNGNSDCGCGNVFGGGNNSCLLIILLLCCCGGC encoded by the coding sequence ATGAGTGATTTAGCTGCTACAAATTGTGGATGCGGATGTGATAACGGATGCGACAGCGGATGTGGATGCGGTAACGGAGGTAACTTCCTTAGCTCTGGCAACGGCTGCTGCAACATCATCTGGATTCTGCTCCTGCTCTCCTGCTGTGGAAACGGCAATTCGGACTGCGGATGCGGTAACGTCTTTGGCGGCGGAAACAACAGCTGCCTGTTAATTATCCTGCTTCTGTGCTGCTGTGGTGGATGCTAA